The following are from one region of the Streptomyces decoyicus genome:
- a CDS encoding phosphotransferase family protein, whose translation MSKGTPPPQAPGREDAEPPGLDLERLREHLDRERPGLTGGPLRAQLIEGGRSNLTYRVSDGAASWVVRRPPLGHVLATAHDMRREHRVISALHTTPVPVPETLLLCEDESVIGAPFYVMELVEGVPYRTAGQLAPLGPERTRAVVLSLVDTLVDLHAVEPEAVGLGDFGRPEGFLERQLRRWGKQLSASKNRDLAGIDELHESLGRALPASPAPAVVHGDYRLDNVLVGADDTIRAVLDWEMSTLGDPLTDLGLLVMYSSDLGLPESPVSTTSGAPGHPSPAELIERYAARSGRDTSAIAWYTAFAWFKLAVILEGIHYRFTLGQTVGAGFDRIGELVPVFIDHGLTTLKEG comes from the coding sequence ATGAGCAAGGGCACCCCTCCCCCGCAGGCCCCCGGCCGGGAGGACGCGGAACCTCCCGGCCTCGACCTGGAGCGATTGCGCGAGCATCTGGACCGGGAGCGGCCGGGGCTGACCGGCGGCCCGCTGCGGGCCCAGCTGATCGAGGGCGGGCGGTCCAACCTCACCTACCGCGTCAGTGACGGCGCCGCGTCCTGGGTCGTCCGCCGGCCGCCGCTCGGCCATGTGCTCGCCACCGCGCACGACATGCGGCGCGAGCACCGCGTCATCAGTGCCCTGCACACCACACCGGTGCCGGTGCCCGAGACGCTGCTGCTGTGCGAGGACGAGTCGGTCATCGGCGCGCCCTTCTATGTGATGGAGCTGGTCGAGGGCGTGCCGTACCGCACGGCCGGCCAGCTGGCCCCGCTCGGGCCCGAGCGCACCCGCGCCGTGGTGCTCTCCCTGGTCGATACGCTCGTGGACCTGCACGCGGTGGAACCGGAAGCGGTCGGACTCGGCGACTTCGGCCGGCCCGAGGGCTTCTTGGAGCGCCAACTGCGCCGCTGGGGAAAGCAGTTGAGCGCCTCCAAGAACCGCGATCTGGCGGGGATCGACGAGCTGCACGAGTCGCTGGGCCGGGCGCTGCCCGCTTCGCCCGCACCGGCCGTCGTCCACGGCGACTACCGCCTCGACAACGTCCTGGTCGGCGCCGACGACACGATCAGGGCCGTACTGGACTGGGAGATGTCCACGCTCGGCGATCCGCTGACCGACCTCGGCCTGCTGGTGATGTACAGCTCGGACCTCGGCCTGCCCGAGTCGCCGGTCAGCACCACCAGCGGCGCCCCCGGCCACCCCTCGCCGGCCGAACTGATCGAGCGCTATGCCGCCCGCTCCGGCCGGGACACCTCCGCCATCGCCTGGTACACGGCGTTCGCCTGGTTCAAGCTCGCCGTGATCCTCGAAGGCATCCACTACCGCTTCACGCTCGGCCAGACCGTCGGCGCCGGGTTCGACCGGATCGGCGAGCTCGTCCCCGTCTTCATCGACCACGGACTCACCACCCTCAAGGAAGGCTGA
- a CDS encoding NUDIX hydrolase — MTDQQPLSADEILDVVDENDQVVGQAPRGEAYARRMRTRCAFVLARDDRDRIFVHRRTPQKLVFPSHYDMFVGGVVGTGETYDQAALREAEEELGVQGLAPPEPLFKFLYETAEHTWWSAVYQVRCTLPVAPQESEIDWSAFLTEEELARRIDEWPWTPDGLAAYGELLARREAGEL, encoded by the coding sequence ATGACGGATCAGCAACCGCTCAGTGCGGACGAAATCCTCGATGTCGTCGATGAGAACGATCAGGTCGTGGGACAGGCTCCGCGCGGCGAGGCCTATGCGCGCAGGATGCGCACCCGCTGCGCCTTCGTCCTCGCCCGGGACGACCGGGACCGGATCTTCGTGCACCGCCGCACCCCGCAGAAGCTCGTCTTCCCCTCGCACTACGACATGTTCGTCGGAGGGGTGGTGGGCACCGGCGAGACCTACGACCAGGCGGCGCTGCGCGAGGCGGAGGAGGAGCTGGGCGTGCAGGGGCTGGCACCACCGGAACCGCTGTTCAAGTTCCTCTACGAGACCGCCGAGCACACCTGGTGGTCCGCGGTCTACCAGGTGCGCTGCACCCTGCCGGTCGCCCCGCAGGAGTCGGAGATCGACTGGTCCGCCTTCCTGACCGAGGAGGAGCTGGCCCGGCGGATCGACGAGTGGCCGTGGACACCGGACGGACTCGCCGCGTACGGGGAGCTGCTCGCCCGCCGGGAGGCGGGGGAGCTCTGA
- a CDS encoding class I SAM-dependent methyltransferase encodes MTLFLREYARTRGEVGAIVPSSPRLGRALTRYLVPSPGRSRAVLEVGPGTGAVTRHIADALGQEDTLDLVEANPRFVDILHGAYGGDPRLQFLTGMVQEHELGTYDTIVCGLPFANFDAPTTTDIFDRLLGAVRPGGTLSFFGYVGGATVRRTFTGGAARVHAVNGQLALRRILDRHTFRTELVLGNLPPARVHHLVPAGDPVHPG; translated from the coding sequence GTGACGCTGTTTCTCCGGGAGTACGCACGGACGCGCGGAGAGGTGGGCGCGATCGTTCCGAGCAGTCCCCGGCTCGGCAGGGCCCTGACCCGCTATCTGGTCCCCAGCCCCGGCCGCTCCCGCGCCGTCCTGGAGGTGGGGCCGGGCACCGGAGCGGTGACCCGCCACATCGCCGACGCGCTCGGCCAGGAGGACACCCTCGACCTGGTCGAGGCCAACCCGCGCTTCGTCGACATCCTGCACGGCGCCTACGGCGGCGACCCGCGGCTCCAGTTCCTCACCGGCATGGTGCAGGAGCACGAACTCGGCACCTACGACACGATCGTCTGCGGCCTGCCGTTCGCGAACTTCGACGCCCCCACGACGACGGACATCTTCGACCGGCTGCTCGGTGCCGTGCGCCCCGGCGGCACCCTCTCCTTCTTCGGCTACGTCGGAGGCGCGACGGTACGCCGCACCTTCACCGGGGGCGCAGCCCGCGTCCACGCCGTCAACGGGCAGCTCGCGCTGCGCCGCATATTGGACCGGCACACCTTCCGTACGGAACTGGTGCTGGGCAACCTGCCGCCGGCCCGGGTGCATCACCTCGTACCGGCCGGCGACCCCGTTCACCCCGGGTGA
- a CDS encoding YidH family protein gives MILTEALRSAGAAVRLWFSPARIREEGATPDYRFSLANERTFLAWLRTGLALIGGGFAVDQFLPRLHQGLRVTFTVVLLVGGALCALRAVNHWVRCERAMRRGGDLPVTRFPTALALGVGVLAVAVVVLVLLGWTN, from the coding sequence ATGATCCTCACTGAGGCGCTGCGGTCGGCCGGCGCGGCCGTACGGCTGTGGTTCTCGCCCGCGCGGATCCGCGAGGAGGGCGCGACCCCCGACTACCGCTTCTCGCTCGCCAATGAGCGCACCTTTCTCGCCTGGCTGCGCACCGGGCTGGCACTGATCGGCGGCGGGTTCGCGGTGGACCAGTTCCTGCCCCGGCTGCACCAGGGGCTGCGGGTGACCTTCACCGTCGTCCTGCTGGTGGGCGGCGCGCTGTGTGCGCTGCGGGCGGTCAATCACTGGGTGCGCTGCGAGCGCGCGATGCGGCGCGGCGGCGACCTGCCGGTCACCCGCTTCCCCACGGCGCTGGCGCTGGGCGTCGGCGTGCTGGCGGTGGCGGTGGTCGTGCTGGTCCTGCTGGGCTGGACGAACTAG
- a CDS encoding DUF202 domain-containing protein, giving the protein MADGARPDAGPPRPAPDRDPGLQPERTRMAWRRTTLSATAMAVLAGRQLLQSAAPGPVEVVLAVLIGLLWLAFVALSHRRMQALATGRPPGLPPRTALLLVGCTLALALCGAVLLVRPGQ; this is encoded by the coding sequence ATGGCGGACGGAGCGCGGCCGGACGCGGGGCCGCCGCGGCCGGCTCCCGACCGGGACCCCGGACTGCAGCCGGAGCGGACCCGGATGGCGTGGCGGCGTACGACCCTGTCCGCCACGGCGATGGCGGTGCTGGCCGGGCGTCAGCTGCTTCAGAGCGCGGCCCCGGGACCGGTGGAGGTGGTTCTGGCGGTGCTGATAGGGCTGTTGTGGCTCGCGTTCGTGGCGCTCTCGCACCGCCGGATGCAGGCGTTGGCCACCGGCCGTCCGCCGGGTCTGCCGCCGCGGACCGCACTGCTGCTGGTCGGCTGCACCCTCGCCCTGGCGCTGTGCGGCGCGGTGCTCCTGGTACGGCCGGGGCAGTGA
- a CDS encoding TetR/AcrR family transcriptional regulator — protein sequence MAGTKDGNGNGGAKPVAQRLLATATKLFAEQGYDRTSVQEIVDAAGVTKGALYHYFGSKEDLLHEVYGRVLRLQQERLDHFAGADAPVQERLRDAAADVVVTTIQNLDDTKIFFRSMHHLSPEKDKQVRAERRRYHERFRALVQEGQRTGVFAADIPADLVVDYHFGSVHHLGTWYREDGPLSPQQVADHLADLLLRALRP from the coding sequence ATGGCCGGCACGAAGGACGGCAACGGCAACGGCGGTGCGAAGCCGGTGGCCCAGCGGCTGCTGGCCACCGCCACCAAGCTCTTCGCGGAGCAGGGCTACGACCGCACCTCCGTCCAGGAGATCGTCGATGCGGCGGGCGTCACCAAGGGCGCCCTCTACCACTACTTCGGCTCCAAGGAGGATCTGCTCCACGAGGTCTACGGCCGGGTCCTGCGCCTCCAGCAGGAGCGGCTCGACCACTTCGCCGGCGCCGACGCGCCGGTGCAGGAGCGGCTGCGCGACGCCGCCGCCGATGTCGTCGTCACCACCATCCAGAACCTCGACGACACCAAGATCTTCTTCCGCTCGATGCACCACCTCAGTCCGGAGAAGGACAAGCAGGTACGCGCCGAGCGGCGGCGCTACCACGAAAGGTTCCGCGCCCTGGTCCAGGAGGGCCAGCGCACCGGTGTGTTCGCCGCCGACATCCCCGCCGACCTGGTCGTGGACTACCACTTCGGCTCCGTGCACCACCTGGGGACGTGGTACCGCGAGGACGGGCCGCTCAGCCCGCAGCAGGTGGCGGACCATCTCGCGGATCTGCTGCTGCGCGCCCTGCGGCCGTAG
- a CDS encoding MerR family transcriptional regulator has protein sequence MRIGELARRTGVPVPTIKYYTREGMLPAGERTGPNQVQYAESHIRRLKLIRALTEVGGLSIAAAGEVLAGIDSPGSTVHGMLGTAQSAVSRVAAERGTDETWERAEREVGELVRRHGWTVRPENPGWQTLVQVVVAYHELGRSELLGLLDRYADAAGALAAAELTAFDGVPSIDAKIEGAVLGTVLGDAAMAGLRRIAQEDVSRRPEAQPHPG, from the coding sequence ATGCGTATCGGAGAACTGGCGCGGCGGACCGGTGTGCCGGTTCCGACGATCAAGTACTACACGCGCGAAGGCATGTTGCCCGCGGGTGAGCGCACCGGTCCGAACCAGGTCCAATATGCGGAGTCGCACATCCGGCGGCTGAAGCTGATCCGTGCGCTGACCGAAGTGGGCGGACTGTCCATCGCGGCTGCCGGTGAGGTGCTGGCGGGCATCGATTCTCCGGGCAGCACCGTGCACGGCATGCTCGGCACGGCGCAGTCGGCGGTCAGCCGGGTGGCAGCCGAGCGGGGCACCGACGAGACCTGGGAGCGCGCCGAGCGGGAGGTCGGGGAGCTGGTGCGGCGGCACGGCTGGACGGTGCGGCCGGAGAATCCGGGGTGGCAGACGCTGGTGCAGGTCGTGGTGGCCTATCACGAGCTCGGCCGGAGCGAGTTGCTCGGTCTGCTCGACCGGTACGCGGACGCGGCGGGGGCCCTTGCCGCCGCCGAGCTGACCGCATTCGACGGGGTCCCGAGCATCGACGCCAAAATCGAGGGCGCGGTGCTCGGGACCGTGCTCGGCGACGCGGCGATGGCCGGGCTACGGCGTATCGCCCAGGAGGACGTCTCCCGGCGGCCGGAGGCGCAGCCTCACCCGGGGTGA
- a CDS encoding cytochrome b/b6 domain-containing protein: MPRPPESPSEPATARPRIRRFTAVEHQVHRATATLMAVCVLTAGCLYLPFLAELVGRRALVVTVHEWSGILLPLPLLLGLGSRALRADLTRLNRYGPHDRHWLRAALRRRGGRRAGKFNAGQKLYAAWIAGAVLVMLGTGLLMWSTLPQALGLTRAGGTLVPLVWRTGATFVHDWLALAVVIVIAGHVWKAFGDPESRRGLRTGTVDAQWARREHPLWVDGADAVDGVHDVDDGDEDGRGGEGKEDA, from the coding sequence ATGCCCCGACCACCTGAGAGCCCCTCCGAGCCCGCCACCGCGCGTCCCCGCATCCGGCGCTTCACCGCCGTCGAACACCAGGTGCACCGCGCCACCGCCACCTTGATGGCCGTCTGCGTCCTCACCGCGGGCTGCCTCTATCTGCCCTTCCTCGCCGAACTCGTCGGCCGCCGCGCCCTGGTGGTCACCGTCCACGAGTGGTCCGGCATCCTGCTGCCCCTCCCCCTGCTGCTGGGCCTCGGCTCCCGCGCCCTGCGCGCCGACCTCACCCGCCTCAACCGCTACGGCCCGCACGACCGCCACTGGCTGCGCGCCGCCCTGCGCCGCCGAGGGGGCCGCCGGGCCGGAAAGTTCAACGCCGGACAGAAGCTCTACGCGGCCTGGATCGCCGGCGCCGTCCTCGTGATGCTCGGCACCGGCCTGCTGATGTGGTCCACCCTCCCCCAGGCCCTCGGCCTCACCCGGGCAGGGGGGACCCTCGTGCCCCTGGTCTGGCGCACCGGCGCCACCTTCGTCCACGACTGGCTCGCGCTCGCCGTGGTCATCGTGATCGCCGGCCATGTCTGGAAGGCGTTCGGCGATCCCGAGTCCCGGCGCGGCCTGCGCACCGGCACCGTCGACGCCCAATGGGCCCGGCGTGAGCATCCGTTGTGGGTGGACGGGGCGGACGCCGTGGACGGGGTGCATGACGTGGACGACGGCGACGAGGACGGACGTGGGGGCGAGGGCAAGGAGGATGCCTGA
- a CDS encoding MBL fold metallo-hydrolase → MCDSAARNTPAQASAAQTAARSSGPGATGPDAAPPPGAATPVGTSPADASRVDASPATEGPVVPEPYLTELAAGVHAFIQPDGGWCLNNAGFVTDGDATLVVDTAATERRARLLRRRIAESGAPAPRMVVNTHHHGDHTYGNGVFAPEATVIGHASCRRELLAAGQQLHAVWPQVDYGDIRLTAPEITYTDELALHVGDIEVRLIHPGVAHTTGDTLVWLPRQRIVFAGDLVFHGGTPFVFMGSLAGSLRALELLRTLDAVTVVPGHGPVTGPEVYDGIERYLRFVGRLAQEGRAAGRTPLEVAREADLGPFAGLAESERLVANLHRAYAELAGVAPGAPLDLVAGFGDMTVMNGGVPMACHA, encoded by the coding sequence ATGTGCGACTCGGCAGCACGGAACACGCCGGCGCAGGCCTCGGCGGCGCAGACGGCGGCACGGTCCTCCGGGCCCGGCGCCACCGGACCGGACGCCGCGCCACCACCGGGCGCCGCGACGCCTGTGGGCACCTCCCCCGCGGACGCCTCCCGCGTGGACGCCTCCCCCGCCACCGAGGGCCCCGTCGTCCCCGAGCCCTACCTCACCGAACTCGCCGCCGGCGTCCATGCCTTCATCCAGCCGGACGGCGGCTGGTGCCTGAACAACGCGGGCTTCGTCACCGACGGGGACGCCACCCTGGTCGTGGACACCGCCGCCACCGAGCGCCGGGCACGTCTGCTGCGCCGCCGGATCGCCGAGAGCGGCGCGCCGGCGCCCCGGATGGTGGTGAACACCCACCACCACGGCGACCACACCTACGGCAACGGCGTCTTCGCACCCGAGGCGACGGTGATCGGGCATGCCTCCTGCCGCCGTGAGCTGCTGGCCGCCGGGCAGCAGCTGCATGCGGTGTGGCCGCAGGTGGACTACGGCGACATCCGTCTGACGGCGCCGGAGATCACCTACACCGACGAGCTGGCCCTGCACGTCGGCGACATCGAGGTGCGGCTGATCCATCCGGGCGTGGCGCACACCACCGGCGACACCCTCGTCTGGCTGCCCCGGCAGCGCATCGTCTTCGCCGGCGATCTGGTCTTCCACGGCGGCACACCGTTCGTCTTCATGGGTTCGCTGGCCGGCTCGCTGCGTGCGCTGGAGCTGCTGCGCACCCTGGACGCGGTCACCGTCGTCCCCGGGCACGGCCCGGTGACCGGCCCCGAGGTGTACGACGGCATCGAGCGCTATCTGCGGTTCGTCGGCCGGCTGGCGCAGGAGGGTCGGGCGGCCGGCCGTACGCCGCTGGAGGTGGCCCGGGAGGCGGACCTGGGGCCGTTCGCCGGGCTGGCCGAGAGCGAGCGGCTGGTGGCGAATCTGCATCGGGCGTACGCGGAGCTGGCGGGCGTCGCCCCCGGTGCCCCGCTCGACCTCGTGGCCGGATTCGGCGACATGACGGTGATGAACGGCGGAGTGCCGATGGCTTGTCACGCCTGA
- a CDS encoding molybdopterin-dependent oxidoreductase translates to MTKDVNPARTAGGEDGRGTPVGRRVVLGMLAAGAAGVAAAPFLQSAYDNTLGAAAQQDPTGLSGLLPGGGGFRYYSVTGSVPEKTERTYRLTIDGLVRHRTSYRLADLRHLPQTRLVRDVQCVTGWRVPGTPFEGVRLAALLDAAGVRPEAKAVRFTCFDGAYSESLTLEQARRDDVLVALRMQDKPLTHAHGGPVRLYAAPMYFYKSAKWLSGITVTDHVQPGYWENRGYDIDAWVGRSNGRDDAPTT, encoded by the coding sequence GTGACCAAGGACGTGAATCCGGCCCGCACGGCGGGCGGCGAGGACGGGCGGGGCACCCCCGTGGGCCGACGTGTGGTGCTCGGCATGCTCGCCGCCGGTGCCGCCGGCGTTGCCGCGGCCCCCTTCCTCCAGAGCGCCTACGACAACACCCTCGGTGCCGCCGCGCAGCAGGACCCCACCGGCCTGTCCGGTCTGCTCCCGGGCGGCGGCGGCTTCCGCTACTACTCGGTGACCGGCTCCGTACCGGAAAAGACCGAACGCACCTACCGCCTCACGATCGACGGCCTGGTCCGTCACCGCACCAGCTACCGCCTCGCCGACCTCCGGCATCTGCCGCAGACCCGGCTCGTCCGCGATGTCCAGTGCGTCACCGGCTGGCGGGTGCCCGGCACCCCCTTCGAGGGCGTACGCCTCGCCGCCCTCCTCGACGCCGCGGGTGTCCGCCCCGAGGCCAAGGCCGTCCGCTTCACCTGTTTCGACGGCGCCTACAGCGAGTCCCTCACCCTCGAACAGGCCCGCCGCGACGACGTCCTGGTCGCCCTGCGGATGCAGGACAAACCGCTCACCCATGCACACGGCGGTCCGGTGCGCCTCTATGCCGCGCCCATGTACTTCTACAAGTCGGCGAAGTGGCTCTCCGGGATCACCGTCACCGACCATGTGCAGCCCGGATACTGGGAGAACCGCGGATATGACATCGACGCCTGGGTCGGCCGGTCGAACGGACGCGATGATGCCCCGACCACCTGA
- a CDS encoding FAD-binding dehydrogenase, whose protein sequence is MAYDADVIVIGAGLAGLAATAELVAAGRKVILLDQEPEQSLGGQAHWSFGGLFLVNSPEQRRLRIRDSHELAWQDWLGTAGFDRPEDHWPRKWAEAYVDFAAGEKRSWLHRQGVRLFPVVGWAERGGYDATGHGNSVPRFHITWGTGPGLVAPFERRVRAGAARGLVELRFRHRVTGLSRTAGSVDTVSGEILEPSDAERGRPSSREVAGAFELKAQAVIVTSGGIGGNHALVRANWPERLGKPPRRMLSGVPAHVDGKMLGIAEAAGGRIINRDRMWHYTEGIDNWNPLWPLHGIRILSGPSPLWLDARGKRLPVPLFPGFDTLGTLEHIMRTGHDHTWFVLTQKIIEKEFTLSGSEQNPDLTGKSIRGVLGRARAGAPGPVQAFMDHGADFIVERSLTDLVRRMNEVTQEKLISEEALRGEIVARDREIAHSFTKDLQVTAMRGARKYLGDRLIRTAVPHRLLDPKAGPLIAVRLNILTRKTLGGLETDLSSRVLTEGGEPLPGVYAAGEAAGFGGGGVHGYRSLEGTFLGGCLFSGRMAGRAAARSVS, encoded by the coding sequence ATGGCGTACGACGCTGATGTGATCGTGATCGGAGCGGGGCTCGCGGGCCTGGCGGCCACCGCGGAGCTGGTGGCCGCCGGACGGAAGGTGATCCTCCTCGATCAGGAGCCGGAACAGTCCCTCGGCGGACAGGCCCACTGGTCCTTCGGCGGTCTCTTCCTGGTGAACTCCCCCGAGCAGCGCCGGCTGCGGATCCGCGACAGCCACGAGCTGGCCTGGCAGGATTGGCTGGGCACGGCCGGCTTTGACCGGCCGGAGGACCACTGGCCGCGCAAATGGGCGGAGGCCTACGTCGACTTCGCGGCCGGCGAGAAGCGCTCCTGGCTGCACCGGCAGGGCGTCCGGCTCTTCCCCGTCGTCGGCTGGGCCGAACGCGGCGGCTATGACGCGACCGGGCACGGCAACTCCGTCCCCCGCTTCCACATCACCTGGGGCACCGGGCCCGGTCTGGTCGCCCCGTTCGAGCGCCGGGTGCGGGCCGGGGCCGCCCGGGGGCTGGTCGAGCTGCGCTTCCGCCACCGGGTGACCGGGCTCTCGCGCACCGCGGGCAGCGTGGACACCGTCAGCGGCGAGATCCTGGAGCCCTCGGATGCCGAGCGCGGCAGGCCCAGCAGCCGTGAGGTGGCCGGTGCCTTCGAGCTCAAGGCCCAGGCGGTGATCGTCACCTCGGGCGGGATCGGCGGCAATCACGCCCTGGTGCGCGCCAACTGGCCCGAGCGGCTCGGCAAGCCCCCGCGGCGGATGCTGTCCGGGGTGCCCGCGCATGTGGACGGCAAGATGCTGGGCATCGCCGAGGCGGCCGGCGGCCGGATCATCAACCGGGACCGGATGTGGCACTACACGGAGGGCATCGACAACTGGAACCCCCTCTGGCCGCTGCACGGCATCCGGATCCTGTCCGGCCCGTCCCCGCTGTGGCTGGACGCCCGCGGCAAGCGGCTGCCGGTCCCGCTGTTCCCCGGCTTCGACACCCTCGGCACGCTGGAACACATCATGCGGACCGGCCATGACCACACCTGGTTCGTGCTCACCCAGAAGATCATCGAGAAGGAGTTCACGCTCTCCGGCTCGGAGCAGAACCCCGATCTGACCGGCAAGAGCATCCGCGGGGTGCTGGGCCGGGCCAGGGCCGGCGCGCCGGGCCCGGTGCAGGCGTTCATGGACCACGGCGCGGACTTCATCGTCGAGCGTTCGCTGACCGATCTGGTGCGGCGGATGAACGAGGTGACCCAGGAGAAGCTGATATCGGAGGAGGCGCTGCGCGGCGAGATCGTGGCGCGGGACCGGGAGATCGCGCACTCCTTCACCAAGGACCTCCAGGTGACCGCGATGCGCGGGGCCCGAAAATACCTCGGCGACCGTCTGATCCGCACCGCCGTCCCGCACCGGCTGCTCGACCCCAAGGCCGGCCCGCTGATCGCCGTACGGCTGAACATCCTCACCCGCAAGACGCTCGGCGGTCTGGAGACCGACCTCTCCTCGCGGGTGCTGACCGAGGGCGGGGAGCCGCTGCCCGGCGTGTACGCGGCGGGCGAGGCGGCCGGGTTCGGCGGTGGCGGGGTGCACGGCTATCGCTCGCTGGAGGGCACCTTCCTCGGCGGCTGTCTGTTCTCCGGGCGGATGGCGGGGCGGGCGGCGGCGCGGTCGGTGTCCTGA
- a CDS encoding DMT family transporter: MTVILLALGAACCLGLGFVFQQAAAQRAPMKDFLSVRLLLDLVRMPLWLAGIGLMVVGMALGAVALGMGDITLVEPLLATNLLFAMALSRRLTRQRLGRSGWAGLWLLAGGVTAFIVAGRPQGGERSPDHLWQWLIMGMVLGTALLLAAVAKRERVHVSLEAALLGIAAGLIYGLQDALTRISGEHFGEGGWSALLTSWQPYAIVVLGVLALVFVQSAFESAPLRLSLPALTAAQPLAGIACGVGFLGDQLQVTAGALAWEVIGIIAVVAGIVLIGSHPAMPPGSGRTQNVRELQPH, encoded by the coding sequence GTGACGGTGATACTGCTCGCCCTGGGAGCGGCGTGCTGTCTCGGACTCGGTTTTGTGTTCCAGCAGGCCGCGGCGCAGCGCGCCCCGATGAAGGACTTCCTGTCCGTGCGGCTGCTGCTGGACCTGGTGCGGATGCCGCTGTGGCTGGCCGGTATCGGTCTGATGGTGGTGGGGATGGCGCTCGGCGCGGTGGCGCTGGGCATGGGCGACATCACTCTCGTGGAGCCACTGCTGGCGACCAATCTGCTGTTCGCGATGGCTCTGTCGCGGCGGCTGACCCGGCAGCGGCTCGGCCGCAGCGGCTGGGCCGGACTGTGGCTGCTGGCGGGCGGGGTGACGGCCTTCATCGTGGCCGGGCGTCCACAGGGCGGGGAGCGCAGCCCCGATCATCTGTGGCAGTGGCTGATCATGGGCATGGTGCTGGGCACCGCTTTGCTGCTGGCGGCGGTCGCCAAGCGCGAGCGGGTGCATGTGAGCCTGGAGGCCGCACTGCTGGGCATCGCGGCGGGGCTGATCTACGGACTCCAGGACGCGCTGACCCGGATCAGCGGGGAGCATTTCGGCGAGGGCGGCTGGTCGGCCCTGCTCACCAGCTGGCAGCCGTACGCCATTGTCGTGCTCGGTGTGCTGGCGCTGGTGTTCGTCCAGAGCGCCTTCGAGTCGGCCCCGCTGCGGCTTTCGCTGCCCGCGCTGACCGCCGCCCAGCCGCTGGCCGGTATCGCCTGCGGGGTGGGTTTCCTCGGCGACCAGCTCCAGGTGACGGCCGGGGCGCTGGCGTGGGAGGTGATCGGGATCATCGCCGTCGTCGCGGGCATCGTGCTGATCGGCAGCCATCCGGCGATGCCGCCGGGGTCCGGCCGGACGCAGAACGTACGGGAGCTCCAGCCGCACTGA
- a CDS encoding acyl-CoA dehydrogenase family protein codes for MDFAFDARTEELREKLLTFMDEHVHPAEQTAHEQRSSLASPWDTPAVVEELKAEARRQGLWNLFLPDAEHGAGLTNLQYAPLAEITGRSPQLAPTALNCAAPDTGNMEVLTQFGNEAQKKQWLEPLLAGEIRSAFAMTEPEVASSDATNIETHIARDGDDYVINGRKWYISGAMNPRCQIFIVMGKTDPDGADLRRQQSMILVPRDTPGLEVKRAMQVYGYEDHWHGGHAEVLFHDVRVPAANLIGEEGGGFGIAQARLGPGRIHHCMRLIGMAERAIELMCRRAVTRTAFGKPLAQQGVVQEWIADARVAVEQLRLLVLKTAWLMDTVGNKGAHTEIQSIKIATPRTVVGILDKAVQLHGAGGVSQDFPLAELWAGARTLQLADGPDEVHQRSLARRELKRYL; via the coding sequence ATGGACTTCGCATTCGACGCCCGCACGGAGGAGCTCCGCGAGAAGCTCCTGACGTTCATGGACGAGCATGTCCATCCGGCCGAGCAGACCGCCCATGAGCAGCGGTCCTCGCTCGCCTCGCCGTGGGACACCCCGGCCGTCGTCGAGGAGCTCAAGGCCGAGGCCCGCCGGCAGGGCCTGTGGAACCTCTTCCTCCCCGACGCGGAGCACGGCGCCGGGCTGACGAACCTCCAGTACGCGCCGCTGGCCGAAATCACCGGCCGCAGCCCCCAGTTGGCTCCCACCGCGCTGAACTGCGCGGCGCCGGACACCGGCAACATGGAGGTGCTGACGCAGTTCGGCAACGAGGCGCAGAAGAAGCAGTGGCTGGAGCCGCTGCTGGCCGGTGAGATCCGGTCGGCATTCGCGATGACCGAGCCGGAGGTGGCCTCGTCGGACGCCACCAACATCGAGACGCATATCGCACGCGATGGCGACGACTACGTCATCAACGGCCGGAAGTGGTACATCTCCGGGGCGATGAACCCCCGGTGCCAGATCTTCATCGTGATGGGCAAGACCGACCCGGACGGCGCGGACCTCCGCCGCCAGCAGTCGATGATCCTGGTACCGCGCGACACCCCCGGTCTGGAGGTCAAGCGCGCCATGCAGGTCTACGGCTACGAGGACCACTGGCACGGCGGCCACGCCGAGGTGCTCTTCCATGACGTCCGGGTGCCGGCGGCCAACCTGATCGGCGAGGAGGGCGGCGGCTTCGGTATCGCGCAGGCCCGGCTCGGCCCCGGCCGGATCCACCACTGCATGCGGCTGATCGGCATGGCCGAGCGCGCCATCGAGCTGATGTGCCGCCGCGCGGTGACCCGTACGGCCTTCGGCAAGCCGCTGGCCCAGCAGGGCGTGGTGCAGGAGTGGATCGCGGACGCCCGGGTGGCGGTGGAACAGCTGCGGCTGCTGGTGCTCAAGACCGCCTGGCTGATGGACACCGTCGGCAACAAGGGCGCCCACACCGAGATCCAGTCCATCAAGATCGCCACCCCGCGCACGGTCGTGGGCATCCTCGACAAGGCGGTCCAGCTGCACGGCGCGGGCGGCGTCAGCCAGGACTTCCCCCTGGCGGAGCTGTGGGCCGGGGCCCGCACGCTCCAGCTGGCGGACGGCCCGGACGAGGTGCACCAACGGTCCCTGGCGCGCCGGGAGTTGAAGCGCTACCTGTAG